Within Cyanobium sp. AMD-g, the genomic segment GATCTTCTTGGCGGGGGTGGCGGTCATGGCAGCGCGCGTTGGAAAAGGCTGGAGGGGGACGGAAGACACGGGGCGCGGGGCTCAGCCCGGCCGGTGGAACTCAGGTGGCGGCCACGGCGTCGATGATGGTGTGGTTGATCACAACCCGACCCACGGTGGTCAGCAGATAACGGCTGATCAGGGCGCCGTCCTCATCGAAGCGGTCGCGACGGAACTTCCACTGCTCGAAGCGGGTGCCGTCCGAGAGGGTGCCCTGCTGGACGGGCTCGTTGTCCTCGTCGTCGCTTTCGACCTCACCGTTGAAGCGCACCCAGACCCAGTCGTGCAGGGTGAGGTGCTTCTCCTCAAAGGCGGCAATCACATCCTCGAGATCGGCGAAGGTGCGCGAGCGGTCGCCGAAGGCGGGCTGCACCTTCTCCCGATCGACGGCGGTGAGGTAGTAGGCGCCCAGCACCATGTCCTGGGACGGGGTGATGATCGGCTCGCCGGTGGCGGGCGAGAGCACGTTGTTGCTGGCCAGCATCAGCATGCGGGCCTCGGTCTGGGCCTCGATCGCCAGGGGCACGTGCACGGCCATCTGGTCACCGTCGAAGTCGGCGTTGAAAGCGGGGCAGACCAGGGGATGGAGCTGGATCGCCCGGCCATCCACCAGTTTGGGTTCGAAGGCCTGGATACCCAGACGGTGCAGGGTCGGGGCCCGGTTGAGCAGGATCGGGTGCCCTTCGATCACTTCCTGCAGCACCTGCATCACCTCGTCGTCGGCCCGCTGAATCAGCTTCTTGGCCGCCTTGATGTTGTTGACGATGTTCTGGCGGATGAGGCGATGGATCACGAACGGCTGGAACAGCTCGATCGCCATCTCCTTGGGCAGGCCGCACTGGTGCATCTTGAGCTTGGGGCCCACCACGATCACGGAACGGCCGGAGTAGTCGACCCGTTTGCCCAGCAGGTTCTGGCGGAAGCGGCCCTGCTTGCCTTCGATGATGTCGCTGAGCGACTTGAGGGCCCGGTTGTTGGCCCCCACCACGGTGCGGCCGCGACGGCCGTTGTCGATCAGGGCATCGACGGCCTCCTGCAGCATCCGCTTTTCGTTGCGGACGATGATCTCGGGGGCGAGGATCTCCTGGAGACGCGCCAGACGGTTGTTGCGGTTGATCACCCGCCGGTAGAGGTCGTTGAGATCGCTGGTGGCGAAGCGACCGCCGTCGAGCTGCACCATGGGGCGCAGATCGGGGGGGATCACCGGGATCACATCCAGCACCATCCAGTCGGGACGGGCGTTGGTGGCGATGAAGTTGTCGATCACCCGCAGACGCTTGATCAGCTTGGCCCGCTTCTGGCCCTTGGAGTTGTTGATGTCCTCGCGCAGCTGCTCAGCTTCTTTTTCGAGGTCGATGTCCTCGAGGAGCTGCTTGAGGGCTTCGGCGCCGATGCCCACGATCGGCTCGTTCTCGATCTCGGAATCCTCGGCGAAGATCTGGTCCTCGATCTCCAGCCACTCGTCTTCGGTGAGCAACTGCTTGTAGGTGAGGTCCTTGTGGTCCCCCTTGTCGAGCACCACGTAGCAGTTGAAGTAGACGATCTGCTCCACATCCCGCAGGGGCATGTCGAGCAGGATCGCCACATAGCTGGGGATCCCCTTGAGGTACCAGACGTGCGACACAGGCGCCGCCAGCTTGATGAAGCCCATGCGGTGGCGGCGCACCCGGCTCTCGGTGACCTCCACGCCGCAGCGCTCGCAGACGATGCCGCGGTGCCGCACCCGCTTGTACTTGCCGCAGTGGCATTCCCAGTCCTTGGAGGGGCCGAAGATCTTCTCGCAGAAGAGCCCGTCCATCTCGGGCTTGAGGGTGCGGTAATTGATCGTTTCCGGCTTGGTGACCTCACCCACCACCTGACCGTTGGGCAGCGTGCGCTGCCCCCACTGCATGATCCGCTCGGGGGAAGCGAGCGTGATCTTCACGTAATCGAAGTGGTTTTCGGTGCGAAGGTTGCTGTTGGACATGGCGGAAACGCAGGGTGATCGAGAGAAGCGGAGAAATCAGAGCCGGTGAATCAAGCGATCAGTCATCGTCGTAATCCGCGACACCGAGGGACTCGTAGGTGGGACGGCTGGGGGTGCTGCGGCGGGGATTGACGTCCTGCATCAGGTCGACTTCCTCACCGGCGTCGGTGTAGACGGCGATGTCGAGGCCCAGGGACTGCAGCTCCCGCATCAGCACCTTGAAGGACTCGGGCGTGCCCGGCCGGGGGATGGGCTTGCCCTTGACGATGGCGTTGAGGGCCTCGTTGCGGCCCTGCATGTCGTCGGACTTGACGGTGAGCAGTTCCTGCAGGGTGTAGGCGGCGCCGTAGGCCTCCAGGGCCCAAACCTCCATTTCCCCGAGTCGCTGGCCGCCCTGCTGGGCCTTGCCGCCCAGGGGCTGCTGGGTCACCAGGGAGTAGGGGCCGGTGGAGCGGGCGTGTATCTTGTCGTCCACCAGGTGCACCAGCTTGAGGATGTGGGCGTAGCCCACGGTCACCGGCTGGTCGAAGGGTTCGCCGCTTCGCCCATCAATGAGTTGGATCTTGCCGGGGTTGGTGGGGTCGTAGACCCACTCCTTGCCGGGCAGCTTGGCGGCCTCCTCGAGGTAGGCCTGCACCGTCTGCTTCGACTTCTCGGGGCCGTACATCTCATCGAACGGCACCACCTTGACGCGGCAGTCGAGGTGAGAAGACGCCCAGCCCATCAGGCATTCGAACACCTGACCCACGTTCATGCGGCTCGGCACCCCCAGGGGGTTGAGCACGATGTCGATGGGGGTGCCATCGGGCAGGTAGGGCATGTCCTCCCGGGGGAGGATGCGGCTGATGATGCCCTTGTTGCCGTGGCGGCCGGCCATCTTGTCGCCCACCTGGATCTTGCGGCGCTGGGCCACGTAGACCCGCACGACCATGTTCGCCCCCGGGGGCAGTTCGTCGCCCTGCTCGCGGGTGTAGATGCGCACATCGACCACCCGGCCCCGTTCGGTGCTGGGCACCCGCAGGGAGTTGTCGCGGACGTCACGGGCCTTTTCACCGAAGATGGCGCGCAGCAGCTTCTCTTCCGGCGGCTGGTCGGATTCACCCTTGGGGGTCACCTTGCCCACCAGGATGTCGCCGGATTCGACGTAGGCACCGATGCGGATGATGCCCATCTCATCGAGGTGGCCCAGGCTTTCCTCGGCCACATTGGGGATTTCCCGCGTGATCTCCTCGGGTCCGAGCTTGGTCTGGCGGGCTTCGATCTCGTACTTCTCGATGTGCACCGACGTGTAGAGGTCGTCCTGCACCAGCCGGTCGCTCACCAGGATGGCGTCCTCGTAGTTGTAGCCCTCCCAGGGCATGTAGGCGATCAGCACGTTCTGGCCAAGGGCGATCTCGCCGCCCTCGCAGGCGGAGCCGTTGGCCAGCACCTGGCCGGCGATCACCGGATCGCCCTGGCGAACGATCGGCCGCTGGTTGAGGCAGGTGTCCTGGTTGGAGCGCTGGTACTTCTGCAGGAAGTGGGTGTGATCCCGGCCCTGGTCGTCACGGATGACGATGGCGGTGGCATCCACGAAGGAGACGGTGCCGTTCACCTTGGTGATGGGCACCATGCCGGAATCCCGCGCCACCTGGGTTTCCAGGCCGGTGCCCACCAGGGGCCGCTCGGGCCGCAGCAGGGGGACGGCCTGGCGCTGCATGTTCGAGCCCATCAGGGCCCGGTTGGCGTCGTCGTGCTCCAGGAAGGGGATCAAGGAGGTGGCCACCGAGATCACCTGAACCGGCGACAGCTGGACGTAGTCCACCTGCTCGGGGGGCACTTTCTCAAAGTCCTGGCGGTAACGGACCGGCACCAGATCGACGGTGATGCGGCCGGTGGCGTCGGTGGGGACGTCACCGGGGGCCACCCGGCACTCGTCCTCCAGGTCGGCGGAGAGATAGAGGGGGTCGCCCTGCTTGAGGACGATGCCGTCTTCCACCCGCCAGAAGGGGGTTTCGATGAAGCCGTACTCGTTCACCCGGGCGTGGGTGGCGAGCGAACCGATCAGGCCGGCGTTGGGGCCTTCCGGGGTCTCGATCGGGCAGATGCGGCCGTAGTGGGAGGGGTGGATGTCGCGCACGGCGAAGCCAGCCCGCTCCCGGGTCAGACCGCCTGGGCCGAGGGCGCTGATGCGGCGCTTGTGGGTCAGCTCGGCCAGGGGGTTGGTCTGGTCCATGAACTGGCTCAACTGGCTGGAGCCGAAGAACTCCTTCACCGCCGCCACCAGGGGCTTGGGGTTCACCAGCTGGGCCGGCGTCAGCGATTCGGTCTCGCCGACGGTCATTCGTTCCTTGATGATCCGCTCGAGACGGTTCAGGCCGACACGCACCTGGTTCTGCAGCAACTCGCCGACCGAACGCACACGGCGATTGCCGAGGTGGTCGATGTCATCGAGGCTGGCGCCGCCCACATCGAGCTCAAGGTTGATCAGGTAGTCGATCGTGGAGAGAACGTCCTCGGCGGTGAGGGTGCGCACCGCATCGGGGATCGTGAGACGCAGCTTCTTGTTGATCTTGTAGCGACCCACCCGGCCCAGGTCGTAGCGCTTGGGATCGAAGAAGCGGCTGTGCAGCAGCTGCTGGCCGCCGCTCACCGAGGGCGGTTCACCCGGACGCAGCTTCTTGTAGAGCTCCAGCAGGGCCTGGTCCTCGGAGCTGATGCCCTCTTCGTTGGAGGCTTCGATCGACTTCTGGTAGTACTCCGGGTGCCGCAGCTTGTCGAGCACGTCGTTGTCCGACAGGCCGATAGCCCGCATCAGCACGTGGGCGTTGATCTTGCGGGTCTTGTCGACGCGGACGTGCAGCAGGTCGTTCTTGTCAGTCTCGAACTTCAGCCAGGCGCCGCGGTTGGGGATCAGGCTGGCGTTGAATGTCTTGCGGCCGTTCTTGTCCTGCTCGTCCTTGAAGTAGACGCCCGGGCTGCGCACGATCTGGTTGACGATCACCCGCTCGGCGCCGTTGATGATGAAGGTGCCGCGCTCGGTCATCAGGGGAAGTTCCCCGATGAAAACCTCCTGCTCCTTGATCTCGCCGGTTTCCTTGTTGACCAGACGGCAGGTGACATACATCTGGGAAGCGAAGGTCGCATCGCGACGCTTGGCCTCTTCGACATCGTGGCGGGGGCGTTTCAGGCGATACTGATCGCCGATGAAATGCA encodes:
- a CDS encoding DNA-directed RNA polymerase subunit gamma, producing MSNSNLRTENHFDYVKITLASPERIMQWGQRTLPNGQVVGEVTKPETINYRTLKPEMDGLFCEKIFGPSKDWECHCGKYKRVRHRGIVCERCGVEVTESRVRRHRMGFIKLAAPVSHVWYLKGIPSYVAILLDMPLRDVEQIVYFNCYVVLDKGDHKDLTYKQLLTEDEWLEIEDQIFAEDSEIENEPIVGIGAEALKQLLEDIDLEKEAEQLREDINNSKGQKRAKLIKRLRVIDNFIATNARPDWMVLDVIPVIPPDLRPMVQLDGGRFATSDLNDLYRRVINRNNRLARLQEILAPEIIVRNEKRMLQEAVDALIDNGRRGRTVVGANNRALKSLSDIIEGKQGRFRQNLLGKRVDYSGRSVIVVGPKLKMHQCGLPKEMAIELFQPFVIHRLIRQNIVNNIKAAKKLIQRADDEVMQVLQEVIEGHPILLNRAPTLHRLGIQAFEPKLVDGRAIQLHPLVCPAFNADFDGDQMAVHVPLAIEAQTEARMLMLASNNVLSPATGEPIITPSQDMVLGAYYLTAVDREKVQPAFGDRSRTFADLEDVIAAFEEKHLTLHDWVWVRFNGEVESDDEDNEPVQQGTLSDGTRFEQWKFRRDRFDEDGALISRYLLTTVGRVVINHTIIDAVAAT
- the rpoB gene encoding DNA-directed RNA polymerase subunit beta encodes the protein MSSAIQVAKTVTYLPDLVEVQRASFKWFLEKGLIEELDSFSPITDYTGKLELHFIGDQYRLKRPRHDVEEAKRRDATFASQMYVTCRLVNKETGEIKEQEVFIGELPLMTERGTFIINGAERVIVNQIVRSPGVYFKDEQDKNGRKTFNASLIPNRGAWLKFETDKNDLLHVRVDKTRKINAHVLMRAIGLSDNDVLDKLRHPEYYQKSIEASNEEGISSEDQALLELYKKLRPGEPPSVSGGQQLLHSRFFDPKRYDLGRVGRYKINKKLRLTIPDAVRTLTAEDVLSTIDYLINLELDVGGASLDDIDHLGNRRVRSVGELLQNQVRVGLNRLERIIKERMTVGETESLTPAQLVNPKPLVAAVKEFFGSSQLSQFMDQTNPLAELTHKRRISALGPGGLTRERAGFAVRDIHPSHYGRICPIETPEGPNAGLIGSLATHARVNEYGFIETPFWRVEDGIVLKQGDPLYLSADLEDECRVAPGDVPTDATGRITVDLVPVRYRQDFEKVPPEQVDYVQLSPVQVISVATSLIPFLEHDDANRALMGSNMQRQAVPLLRPERPLVGTGLETQVARDSGMVPITKVNGTVSFVDATAIVIRDDQGRDHTHFLQKYQRSNQDTCLNQRPIVRQGDPVIAGQVLANGSACEGGEIALGQNVLIAYMPWEGYNYEDAILVSDRLVQDDLYTSVHIEKYEIEARQTKLGPEEITREIPNVAEESLGHLDEMGIIRIGAYVESGDILVGKVTPKGESDQPPEEKLLRAIFGEKARDVRDNSLRVPSTERGRVVDVRIYTREQGDELPPGANMVVRVYVAQRRKIQVGDKMAGRHGNKGIISRILPREDMPYLPDGTPIDIVLNPLGVPSRMNVGQVFECLMGWASSHLDCRVKVVPFDEMYGPEKSKQTVQAYLEEAAKLPGKEWVYDPTNPGKIQLIDGRSGEPFDQPVTVGYAHILKLVHLVDDKIHARSTGPYSLVTQQPLGGKAQQGGQRLGEMEVWALEAYGAAYTLQELLTVKSDDMQGRNEALNAIVKGKPIPRPGTPESFKVLMRELQSLGLDIAVYTDAGEEVDLMQDVNPRRSTPSRPTYESLGVADYDDD